A window of Deltaproteobacteria bacterium contains these coding sequences:
- the cutA gene encoding divalent cation tolerance protein CutA: protein MTVCVNIIPQVRFIYYCNVKIWDETETLLLIKNREELCKG from the coding sequence TTGACCGTATGTGTAAACATCATCCCCCAAGTCCGCTTTATCTATTATTGCAATGTTAAGATCTGGGACGAGACTGAAACCCTCCTGTTGATCAAGAACAGAGAGGAACTTTGTAAAGGATAA